The following nucleotide sequence is from Sphaeramia orbicularis chromosome 24, fSphaOr1.1, whole genome shotgun sequence.
cagtttgtaaacacatggtttgtttctggtggatgacactttgaaattgttcaccgtaatgcaagagattcaggtgagtaacgacagacttacagattcacgaTACTGACGATGTGACttaggtttgacagatctgaagtcacgaaagtctcccgcacctttaaaccaGGGCTGGGCGATGGTCATTGACacaatatcacttttttttttgtagaaataatTAGCATTACTATAATAACTATAAATATGGAGTGTATACTCTTCTTTCCACCCAGCCCTACTTCAAACACAGTTAGTTGACTTCAGATGGCTTCTATTAAGACTTTTTTTAGTTTCTTCATGCTGAGTTAGTGCCACTGGAAACATTTACGGTCAAAGTTACCTTCTTTCAGCTTGTACCATCGACAGTGTTACAAAACAGGTTTTTAAAGTGTCTTTAATTGACTAAGAGTCTCTATGTTGAAAACAGTGATTGAGGTTAGCCCCGCCTCCTCCTACGTGAACCTATGTGAGCTCGTGTTCTCTCAATCTCTGGCTCGTCGGCGGCCGCACATCTCTACACGTCCAGATCGTCGGGTCTGGCTCGGCTGCTCATGCGACTGCTGGCTCGGCTGCAGGGCCTGGGGTCCATCAGCGCTAGCGGCTGCAGCTCGTGTCCCGCCGATGACGACAGTTTCTTATGCTCGTGAGTGTCGTCGGGGAAGTCAAAGGCTTGGGCGTGGGAGTTTGAAATAGTGCTCCCTCCACCGTTCTGACCCAGTCGGTTCTGCTCGGTGGAGTAGTTGGCCCAGTTTTGCTCGTTCGCCTGCTTATTGTAGTTACGGCAGGAACCGGTTCCCCGTTCCCCCGTGGCCAGTTTGTAGCCCGGGGGGGACATGGGCGAGAGGGGGGCGGTGGGAGACGAGCAGCCGTTGTAGTAGGCGTACTTGGTGGTGGACAGTTCTTTGGGCGTGGGGTTGAGAGTTCCTCCGCTGGAGTAGAGCGTGGGCTGCTGTTTGCCCTTCACGCGATCTTTGATCCGCTTGAAAAACACGTAGAAAAGCTCGATGACGTTGAGCAGCAGCGACACCAACGACACCACCagcatgaagatgatgaagaccgTCTTCTCCGTGGGACGAGATAAGAAACAGTCGACTCTGTGCGGACACGGGGAGCGCTCGCAGGTGTAGACGGCGGACAGGCTGAAGCCGTACATATACCACTGGATCACCAAGAAGCCCACCTCGAACATGGACTTGAAGAAAATGCTGACGATGTAGGTTCTGAGCAGAGCCCCCTTCATCTTCACCTTCCCGTGCTCCTCGATGCCGTATTTCAGCTTTTTCATCTCGATTTTCTTGAGCGGGATGTCGACGTCGCCTCCGTCATTCTGCACGGCTTTCAGTTCCTCCTCCTTCCTGTTGAACTTCTGCTCCTTCCTGTTCAGGTAGAAGACGTGGGCCAGGTAGAGGAGGGTGGGCGTGGACACAAAGATGATCTGAAGGACCCAGAAGCGAAC
It contains:
- the LOC115415123 gene encoding gap junction alpha-1 protein; the encoded protein is MGDWSALGRLLDKVQAYSTAGGKVWLSVLFIFRILVLGTAVESAWGDEQSAFKCNTQQPGCENVCYDKSFPISHVRFWVLQIIFVSTPTLLYLAHVFYLNRKEQKFNRKEEELKAVQNDGGDVDIPLKKIEMKKLKYGIEEHGKVKMKGALLRTYIVSIFFKSMFEVGFLVIQWYMYGFSLSAVYTCERSPCPHRVDCFLSRPTEKTVFIIFMLVVSLVSLLLNVIELFYVFFKRIKDRVKGKQQPTLYSSGGTLNPTPKELSTTKYAYYNGCSSPTAPLSPMSPPGYKLATGERGTGSCRNYNKQANEQNWANYSTEQNRLGQNGGGSTISNSHAQAFDFPDDTHEHKKLSSSAGHELQPLALMDPRPCSRASSRMSSRARPDDLDV